One Paraburkholderia aromaticivorans genomic region harbors:
- a CDS encoding type IV pilin protein: protein MKPHASGFTLLELMITLAIAATLAVFAVPSYRSHVARTHRIDAASALYRAAQFIEGATNDSASTLPAGLDQAPQFGTAVYRLHVMPADDANGGYAIEATPNESGPMRDDTCGIFTLDATGLRGNKNAAAGSTAASGDCWNTS, encoded by the coding sequence ATGAAGCCGCATGCATCCGGATTCACGCTGCTCGAGTTGATGATTACGCTAGCAATTGCCGCCACGCTGGCCGTCTTTGCCGTGCCTTCGTATCGCAGCCATGTTGCGCGAACTCATCGAATCGACGCGGCATCCGCGCTCTATCGCGCGGCTCAATTCATCGAGGGAGCGACAAACGACAGCGCGTCGACATTGCCCGCGGGCCTCGATCAGGCGCCGCAATTCGGCACGGCTGTCTACCGCCTGCATGTAATGCCCGCGGACGATGCAAACGGTGGCTATGCGATCGAGGCAACGCCGAACGAATCCGGCCCGATGCGCGACGACACATGCGGCATTTTTACGCTTGATGCGACAGGATTACGCGGCAACAAAAACGCGGCAGCAGGTTCGACAGCCGCTAGCGGCGACTGCTGGAATACGAGCTAG
- the nrdR gene encoding transcriptional regulator NrdR yields MHCPFCRHADTQVVDSRVSEDGATIRRRRRCPACDKRFTTYERVELALPSVVKKDGSRTEFDRRKIVASMQLALRKRPVAADAIDAAVARIEYLLLGSGEREVRSERLGELVMNELRALDTIAYVRFASVYRRFEDVSEFEDVIEEFRRASSPPKPSRKR; encoded by the coding sequence ATGCACTGCCCCTTCTGCCGTCACGCCGATACGCAAGTCGTCGACTCGCGCGTATCCGAAGACGGCGCGACGATTCGCCGGCGCCGCCGCTGCCCGGCCTGCGACAAACGTTTCACGACGTATGAGCGGGTCGAGCTGGCGTTGCCGTCGGTCGTCAAGAAGGACGGCAGCCGCACCGAGTTCGACCGCCGCAAGATCGTCGCGAGCATGCAACTGGCGCTGCGCAAGCGCCCGGTGGCAGCGGACGCGATCGACGCGGCGGTTGCCCGCATCGAGTATCTGTTGCTCGGCAGCGGTGAGCGCGAAGTGCGCAGCGAGCGCCTCGGCGAACTCGTGATGAACGAGTTGCGTGCGCTCGATACCATTGCCTACGTTCGTTTTGCTTCCGTCTACCGGCGCTTCGAAGACGTCTCCGAATTCGAAGACGTGATCGAAGAATTTCGCCGCGCCTCTTCTCCTCCCAAGCCTTCCCGCAAACGCTGA
- a CDS encoding peroxiredoxin, with protein MSLRLGDIAPDFEQQSSVGPIKFHEWLGDSWGVLFSHPADFTPVCTTELGLTAKLADEFEKRNVKTIALSVDSAESHKEWIKDINETQAANVGFPILADSDRKVAELYDMIHPNANETLTVRSLFVIDPKKKVRLIITYPASTGRNFDEVLRVIDSLQLTDSHSVATPGNWKQGDDVVIVPSLKDEEIIKQKFPKGYKALRPYLRMTPQPNK; from the coding sequence ATGAGTCTACGTCTTGGCGATATCGCGCCGGATTTCGAACAGCAGTCGAGTGTCGGCCCGATCAAATTCCACGAATGGCTGGGCGATAGTTGGGGCGTCTTGTTCTCGCATCCCGCCGACTTCACGCCGGTCTGCACGACCGAACTCGGCTTGACCGCCAAGCTGGCCGACGAATTCGAGAAGCGCAATGTGAAGACCATCGCGTTGTCGGTCGACAGCGCCGAGTCGCACAAAGAGTGGATCAAAGACATTAACGAGACTCAAGCCGCCAATGTCGGCTTCCCGATTCTCGCGGACAGCGATCGCAAGGTTGCCGAACTGTACGACATGATCCACCCGAACGCGAACGAGACGCTCACGGTGCGCTCGCTGTTCGTGATCGACCCGAAGAAGAAGGTGCGCCTGATCATCACCTATCCGGCCAGCACCGGCCGCAACTTCGACGAAGTGCTGCGCGTGATCGATTCGCTGCAACTCACCGACAGCCACTCGGTCGCTACGCCGGGCAACTGGAAGCAGGGCGATGACGTGGTGATCGTCCCGTCGCTGAAGGACGAGGAAATCATCAAGCAGAAGTTCCCGAAGGGCTACAAGGCGCTGCGTCCGTATCTGCGCATGACGCCGCAGCCGAACAAGTAA
- the glyA gene encoding serine hydroxymethyltransferase: protein MFDRAQSTIANVDPELWKVIEQENRRQEEHIELIASENYTSPAVMAAQGSQLTNKYAEGYPGKRYYGGCEYVDVAEQLAIDRVKQLFGAEAANVQPNSGSQANQGVFFAMLKPGDTIMGMSLAHGGHLTHGSPVNMSGKWFNVVSYGLNEAEDIDYDAAEKLAQEHKPKLIVAGASAFSLRIDFERMSKIAKSVGAYFMVDMAHYAGLIAAGVYPNPVPHADFVTTTTHKSLRGPRGGVILMKAEFEKQINSAIFPGIQGGPLMHVIAGKAVAFKEALSPEFKEYQQQVVENARVLAETLVKRGLRIVSGRTESHVMLVDLRAKKITGKAAEAALGAAHITVNKNAIPNDPEKPFVTSGVRLGSPAMTTRGFGVKEAEQVGNLIADVLDNPEDAATIERVRGQVAELTQRFPVYR, encoded by the coding sequence ATGTTTGACAGAGCCCAAAGCACCATCGCCAACGTCGATCCTGAACTCTGGAAAGTCATCGAGCAGGAAAACCGCCGTCAGGAAGAGCATATCGAACTGATCGCGTCGGAAAACTACACGAGCCCGGCTGTCATGGCTGCGCAAGGCTCGCAACTCACGAACAAGTACGCTGAAGGGTATCCGGGCAAGCGCTATTACGGCGGCTGCGAGTACGTCGACGTGGCCGAACAGCTGGCAATCGACCGTGTGAAGCAACTGTTCGGCGCCGAAGCCGCGAACGTGCAGCCGAACTCCGGCTCGCAGGCCAACCAGGGCGTGTTCTTCGCCATGCTCAAGCCGGGCGACACGATCATGGGCATGAGCCTCGCGCACGGTGGCCACCTCACGCACGGTTCGCCGGTCAACATGTCGGGCAAGTGGTTCAACGTGGTCAGCTACGGCCTGAACGAAGCCGAAGATATCGACTACGACGCTGCGGAAAAGCTTGCTCAGGAACACAAGCCGAAGCTGATCGTGGCGGGCGCCTCCGCGTTCTCGCTGCGTATCGATTTCGAACGCATGTCGAAAATCGCCAAGTCGGTTGGCGCGTACTTCATGGTCGACATGGCGCATTACGCTGGTCTGATCGCCGCGGGCGTCTATCCGAACCCGGTGCCACACGCCGATTTCGTCACCACCACCACGCACAAGAGCCTGCGCGGCCCGCGCGGCGGCGTGATCCTGATGAAGGCCGAGTTCGAAAAGCAGATCAACTCGGCAATCTTCCCCGGCATTCAAGGCGGTCCGCTGATGCATGTGATCGCCGGCAAGGCCGTTGCGTTCAAGGAAGCGCTGTCGCCGGAATTCAAGGAATATCAGCAACAGGTCGTCGAAAACGCGCGCGTGCTGGCTGAGACGCTGGTCAAGCGCGGTCTGCGCATCGTGTCGGGCCGCACCGAAAGCCACGTGATGCTCGTCGACCTGCGCGCGAAGAAGATCACCGGCAAGGCCGCGGAAGCCGCGCTCGGCGCCGCTCACATCACCGTCAACAAGAACGCGATTCCGAACGATCCGGAAAAGCCGTTCGTGACGAGTGGCGTGCGTCTCGGCTCGCCGGCCATGACCACGCGCGGCTTCGGCGTCAAGGAAGCCGAGCAGGTGGGCAATCTGATCGCCGACGTGCTGGACAACCCGGAAGACGCCGCCACGATCGAACGTGTGCGCGGGCAAGTCGCTGAGTTGACCCAACGCTTCCCGGTTTACCGCTAA
- a CDS encoding phage holin family protein produces the protein MTIETQSQRGEHSPLRRIIGSVFAILQTRLELVGIELAEEKDRLLAVLFLGLAAMMLATMALIALTALIAIAFWDTYRWQALAGITAVYAIAGLVCALKARSGLRNAPMVFEATLAEFEKDRDVFRKP, from the coding sequence ATGACGATCGAAACACAATCGCAGCGCGGAGAACATAGTCCGTTGCGCCGCATAATCGGTTCCGTGTTTGCCATTCTGCAAACGCGGCTGGAACTGGTCGGCATCGAACTCGCCGAAGAAAAGGACCGTTTGCTCGCCGTGCTGTTCCTCGGCCTTGCCGCCATGATGCTCGCCACCATGGCTCTGATCGCGTTGACGGCGCTGATCGCCATCGCTTTTTGGGACACCTACCGCTGGCAGGCGCTTGCCGGCATCACGGCGGTCTACGCGATTGCGGGATTAGTCTGTGCACTAAAAGCGCGCAGCGGTTTGCGTAACGCGCCAATGGTGTTCGAAGCGACTCTCGCCGAGTTCGAGAAAGACCGCGACGTGTTTCGCAAACCGTGA
- a CDS encoding pilus assembly PilX family protein: MRRHGHLANPANPAGLSRTRCNAPRTRQRGMVLPIVLLISTMMLVTSAVWFETSLAAARGTTNVREYLQAFHAADSALTLCARSVIAAASAQSTAPLPAASGAPAQWKLAAAFEAGAVTPVAQWPGSLRAPQCLIEAWRLATRADARAYLLTSRGFGRASESQVWLQMELVIDGGKIERHWRRIAARPF, from the coding sequence ATGAGACGTCACGGTCATCTGGCAAACCCGGCAAACCCGGCAGGCCTTAGTCGAACGCGGTGCAACGCGCCACGCACCAGGCAACGAGGCATGGTCCTGCCGATCGTCCTGCTGATTTCAACAATGATGCTGGTCACTTCCGCAGTCTGGTTCGAAACATCGCTCGCGGCGGCGCGTGGCACCACTAACGTTCGCGAGTACTTGCAGGCCTTTCACGCCGCGGATTCGGCGCTGACCTTATGCGCCCGCAGTGTCATCGCGGCTGCCAGCGCGCAGTCCACAGCACCGCTGCCGGCCGCGTCCGGTGCGCCGGCGCAATGGAAACTCGCAGCTGCATTCGAAGCAGGCGCCGTCACACCCGTGGCGCAATGGCCAGGATCGCTGCGCGCGCCGCAATGTCTGATCGAGGCCTGGCGTCTCGCCACTCGTGCCGATGCCAGGGCGTATTTATTGACTTCGCGCGGTTTCGGCCGCGCCAGCGAGTCGCAGGTATGGCTGCAGATGGAACTGGTGATCGACGGCGGGAAGATCGAACGTCATTGGCGCCGCATTGCCGCCAGGCCCTTTTGA
- a CDS encoding acyl-CoA dehydrogenase, with translation MAEAAQFHWEDPLLLDQQLTEDERMVRDAAAAYAQDKLQPRVLEAFRHEKTDIEIFREMGELGLLGPTIPEQYGGPGLNYVAYGLIAREVERVDSGYRSMMSVQSSLVMVPIYEFGSEAQKQKYLPKLVTGEWIGCFGLTEPNHGSDPGSMVTRAKKVDGGYSLSGSKMWITNSPIADVFVVWAKLEENGKDAIRGFILEKGWKGLSAPTIHSKVGLRASITGEIVLDEVFVPEENRFPEVSGLRGPFTCLNSARYGIAWGALGAAESCWHTARQYVLDRKQFGRPLAANQLIQKKLADMQTEITLGLQGVLRLGRMKDEGTAAVEITSIMKRNSCGKALDIARLARDMLGGNGISDEFGIARHLVNLEVVNTYEGTHDIHALILGRAQTGIQAFF, from the coding sequence ATGGCCGAGGCCGCGCAGTTTCACTGGGAAGACCCGTTGCTGCTGGATCAGCAGCTCACCGAAGACGAACGCATGGTGCGCGACGCCGCCGCGGCCTACGCGCAGGACAAGCTGCAGCCGCGTGTGCTCGAAGCGTTCCGTCATGAGAAGACCGACATCGAGATCTTTCGCGAGATGGGCGAACTCGGCCTGCTCGGCCCGACCATTCCTGAGCAGTATGGCGGCCCCGGTCTGAACTACGTGGCGTATGGGTTGATCGCACGTGAAGTGGAACGCGTGGATTCCGGCTACCGGTCGATGATGTCGGTGCAGTCGTCGCTGGTCATGGTGCCGATCTACGAGTTCGGCTCGGAAGCGCAGAAGCAGAAATACCTGCCGAAGCTCGTCACCGGCGAATGGATCGGCTGCTTCGGCCTGACCGAACCGAATCACGGCTCCGATCCGGGCAGCATGGTCACGCGGGCCAAGAAGGTCGACGGCGGTTATTCGCTGTCGGGCTCGAAGATGTGGATCACTAATTCGCCGATCGCCGACGTGTTCGTCGTGTGGGCGAAGCTCGAAGAAAACGGCAAGGACGCGATCCGCGGCTTCATTCTCGAGAAGGGCTGGAAGGGGCTGTCGGCGCCGACCATCCATAGCAAAGTAGGCCTGCGCGCGTCGATCACCGGCGAGATCGTGCTCGACGAAGTGTTCGTGCCGGAAGAGAATCGTTTCCCCGAAGTCAGCGGCTTGCGCGGTCCGTTCACGTGCCTGAACTCGGCGCGCTACGGCATTGCCTGGGGCGCGCTCGGTGCGGCTGAATCATGCTGGCATACCGCGCGTCAGTATGTGCTGGATCGCAAGCAGTTCGGCCGGCCGCTCGCCGCGAACCAGTTGATCCAGAAGAAGCTCGCCGACATGCAAACCGAGATCACGCTCGGTCTGCAAGGCGTGCTGCGCCTCGGCCGCATGAAGGACGAAGGCACCGCGGCCGTCGAGATCACCTCGATCATGAAGCGCAATTCATGCGGCAAGGCGTTGGACATTGCGCGGCTCGCACGCGACATGCTCGGCGGCAACGGCATCTCGGACGAGTTCGGCATCGCGCGGCATCTGGTGAATCTGGAAGTGGTGAACACCTACGAAGGTACGCACGACATTCACGCGCTGATTCTTGGGCGCGCGCAAACCGGTATTCAGGCTTTTTTCTGA
- a CDS encoding DUF883 family protein, translated as MSEINKERLMSDIKTVLADAEDLLKQAASATGERASELRETALTRLKQAKEKAADVQVVVVEKGKKAARATDDYVHEHPWASIGIAAGAGVLLGLLINRK; from the coding sequence ATGTCGGAAATCAACAAGGAGAGATTGATGTCGGATATCAAAACCGTCCTCGCGGACGCTGAAGATCTGCTGAAACAGGCCGCGAGCGCCACCGGCGAGCGTGCTTCGGAACTGCGTGAAACGGCGCTGACGCGCCTGAAGCAAGCCAAGGAAAAGGCGGCCGACGTTCAGGTCGTGGTGGTCGAAAAAGGCAAGAAGGCGGCCCGCGCCACCGACGACTACGTGCACGAGCATCCGTGGGCATCCATCGGCATCGCCGCTGGCGCCGGTGTGCTGCTTGGGCTGTTGATCAACCGCAAGTAA
- a CDS encoding DUF3318 domain-containing protein: MSQIHSDTAFRNKRHQAKDLSAPHLRALRKELLLVRADVERMELAQATMELRQAVTHFSWLKFILPGFGGMRIGKGSKASFINAASIGALLKQYPLISSIASIVLAKPLRATVVAGAKPVLKWGSLGLAGWEAYRIWQQMKRDSAASSGSKVESTDSGY; encoded by the coding sequence ATGAGCCAGATCCATTCCGATACCGCGTTCCGTAACAAGCGCCACCAGGCCAAAGATCTGAGCGCGCCGCATTTGCGCGCACTGCGCAAAGAACTGCTGCTGGTGCGCGCGGATGTCGAGCGAATGGAACTCGCTCAGGCGACCATGGAGTTGCGACAGGCGGTCACGCACTTCAGTTGGCTCAAATTCATCCTGCCGGGCTTCGGCGGCATGCGCATCGGCAAGGGCTCGAAGGCGAGTTTTATCAACGCGGCCAGCATCGGCGCCCTCCTCAAACAATATCCGCTCATTAGCTCGATCGCCTCGATCGTGCTTGCCAAGCCGCTGCGCGCAACGGTCGTAGCCGGCGCCAAACCCGTGCTCAAGTGGGGCAGCCTTGGGCTTGCCGGGTGGGAAGCCTATCGGATCTGGCAGCAGATGAAGCGCGATTCGGCGGCGTCGTCGGGCAGCAAGGTTGAGTCGACGGATAGTGGTTACTGA
- a CDS encoding EAL domain-containing protein, producing the protein MIPPTIPNLIARSADHPFLGEHLVMGQGLHHDVALAQFDGFELASAYEPIFDISVHALAQSLSSGVEGVDRFGDELGFQAVTHRLDAAPFDVFDPFDRIADDQELVALDRMSRALHAINFFGAQRHGMLFLRVHERLLKSVKYDHGRHFSSVLVSFGLNPSRVVIELPAAAVAHKTFLGYLTKSYQHYGFKVAGNLSNAGQILSVSETARLDFLKMDAGTALRDATVKPLVGYAGRLRIPLIFNRVVDETQFEALQQYDVRFVQGPLFNAHYHDRAV; encoded by the coding sequence ATGATTCCGCCGACCATCCCCAACCTCATTGCCCGCTCCGCCGATCATCCGTTTCTCGGCGAGCATCTGGTGATGGGGCAAGGCTTGCATCACGACGTCGCGCTGGCGCAATTCGACGGCTTCGAACTCGCCAGTGCCTACGAGCCGATCTTCGATATCAGCGTGCATGCGTTGGCGCAGTCGCTTTCGTCGGGGGTCGAGGGAGTGGACCGTTTCGGCGATGAACTCGGCTTCCAGGCCGTCACGCACCGGCTCGACGCGGCGCCGTTCGACGTGTTCGATCCGTTCGACCGTATCGCCGACGATCAGGAGTTGGTCGCGCTCGACCGCATGTCACGTGCGCTGCACGCCATCAATTTCTTTGGCGCGCAACGGCATGGAATGCTGTTTCTGCGCGTGCACGAGCGGCTGCTCAAGAGCGTGAAGTACGACCACGGGCGGCATTTTTCGAGCGTGCTGGTGTCGTTCGGATTGAACCCGTCGCGGGTGGTCATCGAGTTGCCGGCTGCGGCGGTTGCGCACAAGACCTTTCTCGGCTATTTGACCAAGAGCTACCAGCACTATGGCTTCAAGGTGGCGGGCAATCTGTCCAACGCGGGGCAGATTCTGTCGGTGTCGGAGACCGCGCGGCTCGACTTTCTCAAGATGGATGCAGGGACCGCTTTGCGCGATGCCACGGTTAAACCGCTAGTGGGTTATGCAGGCCGGTTGCGGATTCCGCTGATCTTCAACCGTGTCGTGGATGAAACGCAATTCGAGGCGTTGCAGCAGTACGACGTGCGTTTCGTGCAAGGGCCGTTGTTCAATGCGCATTATCACGACCGGGCCGTTTGA
- a CDS encoding PilW family protein has translation MTRRSNPAYGHTLVEFVIAMALGLLVTAGAVSLYTTQRSAFERASDAMRIREAGLTALTLIGQQLQMAGFVPADIARYNSPPPMFGCSGGRPTGADDSLACETLPSHSDGIAVRYVGDNVSTWPSTSGQTTDCLGQAVSGSSAALGDQGVPVVNRYFARVSGSTGEPELYCEGNGKTGSAQPLVEGIERLRIKYWLADGLAAIDASAVTADQWAKIVAVDLCVLVRGAPRGQQRSRYIDCDGVSALAADSRPRQAFSRRVAIRNHAEDSL, from the coding sequence ATGACGCGGCGTTCGAATCCTGCTTACGGCCATACCCTGGTCGAATTCGTGATCGCCATGGCGCTGGGGCTGCTGGTGACTGCGGGTGCCGTCTCGCTCTATACGACGCAGCGGAGCGCATTCGAACGCGCGAGTGATGCGATGCGGATTCGCGAAGCCGGTCTGACTGCGCTGACGCTGATTGGCCAGCAATTGCAAATGGCCGGCTTCGTCCCCGCGGACATTGCGCGGTACAACAGTCCGCCGCCGATGTTCGGATGCTCGGGCGGCCGCCCGACCGGCGCCGACGATAGCCTCGCCTGCGAGACCTTGCCCAGTCACTCGGACGGCATCGCGGTCCGTTATGTCGGTGACAACGTCTCCACATGGCCATCGACCAGCGGGCAAACAACCGACTGTCTCGGACAGGCCGTGTCTGGCAGCAGCGCCGCACTCGGCGACCAGGGCGTCCCGGTCGTCAACCGGTACTTCGCGAGGGTCAGCGGTTCGACCGGTGAGCCGGAACTTTACTGCGAGGGCAACGGCAAGACGGGATCCGCGCAGCCGCTGGTCGAAGGCATCGAGCGTTTGCGGATCAAGTACTGGCTAGCCGATGGGCTGGCCGCGATCGACGCGTCGGCCGTGACGGCCGATCAATGGGCGAAGATCGTCGCCGTCGATCTTTGCGTGCTTGTACGCGGCGCGCCACGGGGACAACAGCGTTCGCGCTATATCGATTGCGATGGCGTGAGCGCTCTCGCTGCGGATTCACGACCTCGCCAGGCGTTCTCGCGGCGTGTGGCGATACGCAATCACGCGGAGGATTCGCTGTGA
- a CDS encoding GspH/FimT family pseudopilin, translating into MNRNAVRPPRYRGFTLVETLAVVALLAVVAVMATPSFVAWYVRDQVDARAKALASTLAYARSEALRRGARVTVCRIDAARHCLAAGQPCGNGVADWSCGWAVLADRGGTLSLLRAQPLLAAVSIVSTQTNLTFTPPAGQLIGTFRSFDIAPRTPSRATQGDKWRRCIRIAAGGRARIVEGACGAAS; encoded by the coding sequence ATGAATCGGAATGCAGTCCGTCCGCCGCGATACCGTGGCTTCACGCTTGTCGAAACGCTGGCCGTTGTCGCGCTGCTGGCCGTGGTCGCTGTGATGGCCACGCCGTCGTTCGTGGCGTGGTACGTGCGAGATCAGGTCGACGCCCGCGCGAAGGCGCTTGCCTCGACGCTCGCTTATGCGCGCAGTGAAGCGTTACGCCGAGGCGCGCGCGTCACCGTGTGCCGCATCGACGCCGCGCGGCATTGTCTTGCCGCGGGGCAGCCGTGCGGCAATGGCGTCGCTGACTGGTCGTGCGGTTGGGCCGTGCTGGCCGACCGAGGCGGCACGCTATCGCTATTGCGTGCGCAACCTCTGCTTGCGGCCGTGAGCATCGTCAGCACGCAGACGAACCTCACGTTCACGCCGCCGGCGGGGCAATTAATCGGCACCTTTCGCAGTTTTGACATCGCGCCGCGTACGCCGTCGAGGGCGACGCAAGGGGACAAGTGGCGACGCTGCATTCGCATCGCAGCGGGCGGCCGCGCGCGGATCGTCGAGGGCGCATGCGGAGCAGCGTCATGA
- a CDS encoding IclR family transcriptional regulator, which yields MTPTSTPSEPLDERKFVVALARGLDLLRAFKPGETMLGNRDFVERTGLPKATVNRLAYTLTVLGYLRLDETLGKYALDAGVLSLGFALLSGTDTLELARPHMRVFAREVGAAVSLGCRDGLDMIYLETIRSETALTLGLASGSKLSMLTSSMGRAYLAVQPFDVRAALLVELKKAAGKEGAELVADAEKEIAAFAAQRCCYSFRAWHDDVNAVAVPFREPREGRWLVLSCSGPASSMGEDVFRDNVAPRLKALARRLGDTG from the coding sequence ATGACGCCAACATCTACTCCCTCTGAACCGCTCGACGAGCGCAAATTTGTCGTCGCCCTGGCACGCGGGCTGGATTTGCTGCGTGCGTTCAAGCCGGGCGAAACGATGCTCGGCAACCGCGATTTCGTCGAGCGCACGGGTTTACCGAAGGCGACCGTCAACCGTCTGGCCTACACGCTGACTGTGCTCGGCTATCTGCGGCTCGACGAAACGCTGGGGAAATACGCGCTCGACGCCGGTGTGTTGTCGCTCGGTTTCGCGCTGCTCTCGGGTACGGACACGCTCGAACTCGCGCGCCCGCACATGCGCGTGTTCGCACGCGAGGTGGGCGCGGCGGTCTCGCTCGGTTGCCGCGACGGGCTTGACATGATTTATCTGGAGACAATCCGCAGCGAAACGGCGTTGACGCTTGGGCTGGCATCCGGTTCGAAACTGTCGATGCTGACGAGTTCGATGGGCCGCGCCTATCTGGCCGTGCAACCGTTCGACGTGCGCGCTGCGTTATTGGTCGAACTAAAAAAGGCGGCGGGCAAGGAAGGCGCCGAACTGGTCGCCGACGCCGAGAAAGAAATCGCCGCCTTCGCCGCGCAGCGCTGCTGCTATTCGTTCCGCGCGTGGCATGACGATGTCAACGCGGTTGCCGTGCCGTTTCGCGAGCCGCGCGAAGGGCGCTGGCTGGTGCTGAGTTGCAGCGGGCCGGCGTCTTCGATGGGAGAGGATGTGTTTCGTGACAACGTCGCGCCACGGCTGAAGGCGCTCGCGCGGCGTTTGGGCGATACCGGTTGA
- a CDS encoding type IV pilus modification PilV family protein: MSRYSQTPHSRRCKSKCGGSSLIEVMLAVALMAVTALGLIAGQLWTAREARAMSLREHAAWIADSVAEAMCAPTSGDSAVRQWSARAATLLPHGEASVDDIGGVSAARVTWTSLRDLPRSDDVIDKPASCAGADLPVGSSCVVLAFAK, from the coding sequence ATGAGCCGATATTCGCAGACTCCGCACTCGCGCCGCTGCAAGTCCAAATGTGGCGGCAGCTCATTGATCGAAGTCATGCTGGCCGTCGCGTTGATGGCGGTCACGGCGCTAGGCTTGATCGCCGGTCAGTTATGGACCGCGCGCGAAGCCCGCGCGATGTCCCTGCGCGAACATGCCGCCTGGATAGCCGATTCCGTCGCGGAGGCGATGTGCGCTCCCACCTCGGGCGACTCCGCAGTCAGGCAATGGAGCGCGCGGGCAGCGACACTTTTGCCGCATGGCGAAGCCTCGGTGGATGACATCGGCGGTGTGTCGGCTGCCCGTGTGACATGGACATCACTGCGCGACTTGCCACGTTCCGACGACGTGATCGACAAGCCCGCGTCCTGCGCCGGCGCGGATCTGCCCGTGGGCTCGTCGTGCGTGGTGTTGGCGTTTGCGAAATGA